CCGGGTCGAGGGTCACCACGCAGTTTTGCACGACTTCCGCTACGAACCCGCCCTGGACGAGAATCGTCCGGCCATCCGAGAGCGGCTGAATTTGGCCGGAAACCTCAAAACTAACCAGCTTTCGCAGGCCCAGGCGCTGTCCTAGGGCCGCGCATTCCTCGGGACTTGCAGCAAAGGCGAAGTCTCGGCCACCGTCGGCCACGTCATTCACATCAAGAATGTAGGAGAAATCGTTCATAAACCGGCTCGCGGCGAGACACTCCCGAGGTGCCGGGACAACCGAATGACCTGATACTTAGTAATTATGCCCCGAGGGGTCAATTGCGGCGCCCGTGGTTTGCGCCGGCGGGTCGAACCGGACGTTGCCGCCGAGAATATCGGCCAAAGCCTGGGCCTCGAGCGCTGCGACTTGATGGCGCACGTCTGCGGCAAGGAGGCCCGGCCCGGGGCCGCCCTCGGGCACATCGGCGAAGACGTTGCGTTCGAGGGCCTCTTCGAGTGTCGGCGCGCCCGAATCGAGTGCGGCCTGATAGACCTTTGCACGCCCGTAGAAGGCATCCGCCATCGCCTTGATTTTTCTGCCCACCCCCATGTCGCCGGTTCCCATTTCGCGCAAATTCCGATCCATATCGGCGAAAAGGTAGGACATGAACTCCCGGCCGAATCGGTCGCTGTCCGGCCCCTGCCCCTTAATGCGGCGAATGAGAAGAACCGCGTGCAGGGTGATCATATCGAAGCGACCGTCGACTGTGTCAGGTACGCCAAACGACCGGTAAAACGAGGCCTCCCGTGCCTGGGCGACAACCCTCAAATAGGCTTCGCGGGCAGGCGCAGCGAACGGTGATTCTGCGAAGATCGACCGCCACAGGGCCGTGAGAACGCTCATCTACAGCCTCCCTCGCGCGCGAAGTTGACAGCGTTAGACCGCAATAGCATGGTCCGCGCAGTCCCTTCGACACCCGTCATCGATAGAATAGCCACGGTATCGGTTTCCAATGCAGCGATTCGCCCCAACATGCCGCGCTCTGCTCCTGTGCGTCGCCCTTGCGGCCTGTACACCAACCTTGGTGATCAACGGTTACGTCCCGGACGATGAGACGCTGGCGACCATTCAATCAGGCGTCGATACCAAAGATACCGTGACCAGAAAACTCGGATCGCCGTCGACTATCGCGACCTTCGACGACAATACCTGGATCTACGCCAACAAGCGGACCGAAGTCTTTGCCTTCTTCGAGCCCAAAGTAATCGGGCAAAACGTCGTCGCCATCAACTTCGACGACGCAGGTCGAGTCGAAGAACTGCGGCGCTTCACGCTCGAAGATGGTCGGATTATCGACCCCGTGACGCGCAAGACGCCGACCCAGGGCCGAGAGCTGCGTTTTCTCGAACAGCTCTTCGGCAATGTGGGCCGCTTCAACACGGGCAACTAGCGTTAAGCGAGAACCGCTAGCAGCAACAACGCGACGATATTGGTGATCTTGATCATCGGGTTGACCGCCGGACCGGCGGTGTCCTTGTAGGGATCGCCAACGGTGTCGCCGGTAACGGCGGCCTTGTGCGCATCCGAACCCTTGCCGCCGTGATTGCCGTCTTCGATGTACTTCTTGGCGTTATCCCAAGCACCGCCACCGGCGGTCATGGAAATTGCCACGAAAATCCCGGTGACGATGACGCCAAGAAGCATCGCGCCAAGCGCCGCAAACGCAGCCCCTTGACCGGCAATGGCCCAAATCACGAGGTAGAGGGCAATCGGCGCCAAAACAGGCAACAGCGAAGGGATGATCATTTCCCGGATCGCCGCCTTAGTCAGGATGTCGACGGCGCGCCCGTAGTCGGGTTTACCCGTCCCCTCCATGATCCCGGGGATCTCCTTGAACTGGCGTCGGACCTCGGTGACCACGGCGCCGGCCGCACGGCCAACAGCGGTCATGCTCATCGCGCCGAACAGGTAGGGCAGTAAGCCACCCATGAACAGGCCGATGACGACATACGGATTGCTCAACGAGAAATCCACTGCGACGTTCGGGAAGAACTGATGTAGATCCTCGGTGTAGGCACCGAACAAGACCAACGCCGCCAATCCGGCGGAACCGATCGCGTACCCTTTGGTGACAGCCTTGGTCGTGTTGCCGACCGCGTCGAGGGCATCGGTCGTCTTACGGACATCGGCGTCCAAGTCAGCCATCTCGGCAATGCCGCCGGCATTGTCGGTAACTGGGCCGTAAGCATCGAGGGCGACAACCACACCTGCCAAGGCAAGCATCGTGGTCACCGCAATAGCGATCCCGAAAATGCCGGCAAGCATATAGGTCGAGATGATACCGGCCACGATGATCAACGCCGGCACTGCCGTCGCTTCCATCGAAATGGCCAAACCTTGGATTACGTTCGTACCGTGACCAGTCGTCGAAGACTGCGCCACACTACGCACCGGACGGTAATTAGTGCCGGTGTAGTACTCGGTAATCCAGATCAAAGCACCGGTCACGAATAGACCGATCAAGCCACAATAGAAGAGGAGTCGACCGTCGAACGTTACGCCACCCGACGTCGTGTACTGGGTGGAAGCGCCGAGAATGAGATCGGTCACAATCCACAAGCCAATAGCCGAGAGGATCGCCGAAACGACGAACCCGCGGTAGAGCGCGCTCATGATGTTCTGGTTCTTGCCAAGGCGGACGAAGAACGTACCGATGATCGACGCAAAGATGCACACGCCACCGATCGCCAAGGGGTAGACGAGGAAGTCGGCGCTGCCCGAGAATAGGATGGCGCCCAGGACCATCGTCGCGACCATGGTCACGGCATAGGTTTCGAAAAGGTCGGCGGCCATGCCAGCGCAATCGCCCACATTGTCGCCGACGTTATCGGCAATCACCGCTGGGTTGCGGGGATCGTCTTCGGGGATACCTGCTTCGACCTTACCAACGAGGTCGGCACCGACATCGGCGCCTTTGGTGAAGATGCCGCCGCCGAGCCGGGCAAAAATCGAGATCAAGGAGCCGCCAAAGCCAAGCGCCACCAACGGGTCAATAATCTCCCGCCCTTCGGCGCCCATCGCGAGCAGGATAGCGTAGTAGCCGGCGACCGAGATCAAAGCGAGGCCAGCAACCAACATGCCGGTGACGGCGCCCGCGCGGAACGATACCGCGAGCCCTTCAGCCAGCCCCTTACGCGCCGCTTCGGTGGTACGTACGTTGGCCCGAACCGAGATGTTCATGCCGATGTAGCCGGTTGCGCCGGAAAGGATGGCGCCGATCAGGAAGCCAACGGCTTCTTTCCAGCCGAGCAGGAAGAGGAGCACAACGGCAATAACCACGCCCACGATCGCAATGGTGCGGTACTGGCGGTTCAAATAGGCGCTGGCGCCTTCTTGGATCGCCCGCGCGATCTCTTGCATGCGGTCGTTGCCCGCGCTCTGGGCAAGGACCCACCGGCTCGCGTAAATGCCGTAAAGAATGGCGAAGCCGCTCGAAATGATCGCAAACCATAACCAGTTTGACATGGGATGGGCCCTCTTAATCCTGCTGACAGAAAAACCTCTCGCGGACCGCACTTTGGCACGACCCCGCCGAAAATCGCGCGGAACATGCCAGAACTACCCTGGCAACGCAACAAATGGGGAGCGATTCGGACCCGTGCGGCGCCTTTAGGCTTTGGCGGGCTCGGGTCGCCGCAGGAGGAGCCAGACCAACGCGAGAGTCACCACGATCAGGAACGGCACTGCGCCGAAGCTAACCGCCCGCCAACTCAGGAGTTGGAGGAGTGCACCGGAGGATAGCGACGCTAGGGCGACGAGGCCGAACACCATGAAATCGTGAAACCCTTGCGCCTTGGCACGTTCGGCGGGGGTGTAGGTCTGGGTCAACAGGGTCGACCCGCCGACGAACATGAAGTTCCAGCCGAGACCGAGCAGGAAAAGCGCGGCCCAGAAATTCAGGAAGGCGACGCCGGTAACCGCAAAAACGATCGCCCCCACCATGAAGACGACGCCTGCGCCGATGATGTTCAGCACACCGAAGCGCGTGATCAGCGCGCCGGTGATGAAAGACGGAGCAAACATCGCCAACGCGTGCCATTGGATTACCGTCTTGGCGTCGCTGAGCGCGTGGTGGAATTGCTCCACCATCGCGATTGGGGTCGCGGTCATCAACAGGACCATCACCGCGAAGCCGATCATGCTGGACAACACCGCGACAATGAATTTCGGTTGCCGCGCAATCTCCGACAGCGGTCGCCCGGTCTCCAGTTGTTCCTGCGCGGTAGGTGCGGGAATTCGGATGAATTGAATCAAGGCAATCGAGACGGTAACTAGGACAATGACGGCAAGGTACGTCCCGAGGAACTGAGCCCCGGGGACAAGATTTGCGGTGCGCAGGGCAATTTCGGGCCCGACGAACGCGGCCACAACTCCGCCAAACAGCACCAAAGAAATTGCCCGACCGCGAAACGCCTCAGACGACACGTCCGCGGCAGCAAAGCGGTAGTAGTGAGCAAAACCGTTGTACATGCCCATCAGCAGGATGCCGAAGGAGAAGCCCCAGAAGCTGAACTGCCAAACCGACAGAGCGGCGACCGCCGCGCCAAGGACGCCGATCGCCGCACCAATGGTAAAGCCGGCGCGCCGACCGACGCGCTTCATGATCATCGAGGCTGGGGCCGTCGCAAGCGCTGTGCCTACCACCATCGCCGACACCGGAACCGTGGCGAGCGTGGTGTCCTCGCCAAGGAACTGGAAGCCGACCAAGCCGGTCGTCAGCGCCATGATCGAACTCGAAGACGTAAAGAATGCCTGACAGACGGCCAGAAGGCCGACAGTCGCTTTTGGATTGGCCAAGAACGTAATCCCCCTAGTGGCCGCCGCTGGATTTTTTCGGCGGCGGCGGTGCGGCAGCGGCGGGCGGCGCGGGCCGGCTGGCCTGGGCGACGCCGATTTCGACGCTTTGAATCATTCCTTTGTCGAATACTTTTTCGGCCGATGCGCGGAAACGCGCATCGAGATCCCGCTGACTGAAAGAGCCATCTTCGTTAAGCTTGATGGGAGTCGCGTGAATGTCACGCACGATCGCATCGCGCAGTATGGGCCTGTTCTCTTCGGCCAAACTCGCCTGATCGGGCCGCGCCAGCAGTTCGTAACGCCCAACCATGATGATGTATTGCCGTACCTTGTTGTCGCGCACCAACGGTATGCTGATCGGGCGCAGTTCGAAGGTTACCGGCGCTGCGGGGTCCAGGGGAACCTCCGGCTTGACCTCGGCGACCTCTTTTTCTTCGCCGCCACCGCCACCGATAAACGACATGCCAGCCGCTGCCAGAACGACCAGGAGGATGATGCCTACGACTAGGAAAAGTAACTTTTTCATTGTCTCTCTCGCCGAGTCATGCGGCAACGCTACGCCGTCGGCACCAGGCCTACAAGGCGGTCCCCCGGCGGAACGCGCTCAAAAATGCACATGGCCGGGATGCCCAATCTCAATATCTGCGCCGTCCGCCCCGA
Above is a window of Alphaproteobacteria bacterium DNA encoding:
- a CDS encoding ubiquinol-cytochrome C chaperone family protein; this translates as MSVLTALWRSIFAESPFAAPAREAYLRVVAQAREASFYRSFGVPDTVDGRFDMITLHAVLLIRRIKGQGPDSDRFGREFMSYLFADMDRNLREMGTGDMGVGRKIKAMADAFYGRAKVYQAALDSGAPTLEEALERNVFADVPEGGPGPGLLAADVRHQVAALEAQALADILGGNVRFDPPAQTTGAAIDPSGHNY
- a CDS encoding MFS transporter, which codes for MANPKATVGLLAVCQAFFTSSSSIMALTTGLVGFQFLGEDTTLATVPVSAMVVGTALATAPASMIMKRVGRRAGFTIGAAIGVLGAAVAALSVWQFSFWGFSFGILLMGMYNGFAHYYRFAAADVSSEAFRGRAISLVLFGGVVAAFVGPEIALRTANLVPGAQFLGTYLAVIVLVTVSIALIQFIRIPAPTAQEQLETGRPLSEIARQPKFIVAVLSSMIGFAVMVLLMTATPIAMVEQFHHALSDAKTVIQWHALAMFAPSFITGALITRFGVLNIIGAGVVFMVGAIVFAVTGVAFLNFWAALFLLGLGWNFMFVGGSTLLTQTYTPAERAKAQGFHDFMVFGLVALASLSSGALLQLLSWRAVSFGAVPFLIVVTLALVWLLLRRPEPAKA
- the bamE gene encoding outer membrane protein assembly factor BamE, with translation MQRFAPTCRALLLCVALAACTPTLVINGYVPDDETLATIQSGVDTKDTVTRKLGSPSTIATFDDNTWIYANKRTEVFAFFEPKVIGQNVVAINFDDAGRVEELRRFTLEDGRIIDPVTRKTPTQGRELRFLEQLFGNVGRFNTGN
- a CDS encoding sodium-translocating pyrophosphatase translates to MSNWLWFAIISSGFAILYGIYASRWVLAQSAGNDRMQEIARAIQEGASAYLNRQYRTIAIVGVVIAVVLLFLLGWKEAVGFLIGAILSGATGYIGMNISVRANVRTTEAARKGLAEGLAVSFRAGAVTGMLVAGLALISVAGYYAILLAMGAEGREIIDPLVALGFGGSLISIFARLGGGIFTKGADVGADLVGKVEAGIPEDDPRNPAVIADNVGDNVGDCAGMAADLFETYAVTMVATMVLGAILFSGSADFLVYPLAIGGVCIFASIIGTFFVRLGKNQNIMSALYRGFVVSAILSAIGLWIVTDLILGASTQYTTSGGVTFDGRLLFYCGLIGLFVTGALIWITEYYTGTNYRPVRSVAQSSTTGHGTNVIQGLAISMEATAVPALIIVAGIISTYMLAGIFGIAIAVTTMLALAGVVVALDAYGPVTDNAGGIAEMADLDADVRKTTDALDAVGNTTKAVTKGYAIGSAGLAALVLFGAYTEDLHQFFPNVAVDFSLSNPYVVIGLFMGGLLPYLFGAMSMTAVGRAAGAVVTEVRRQFKEIPGIMEGTGKPDYGRAVDILTKAAIREMIIPSLLPVLAPIALYLVIWAIAGQGAAFAALGAMLLGVIVTGIFVAISMTAGGGAWDNAKKYIEDGNHGGKGSDAHKAAVTGDTVGDPYKDTAGPAVNPMIKITNIVALLLLAVLA